A part of Loxodonta africana isolate mLoxAfr1 chromosome 11, mLoxAfr1.hap2, whole genome shotgun sequence genomic DNA contains:
- the LOC104845426 gene encoding LOW QUALITY PROTEIN: killer cell immunoglobulin-like receptor 2DL5A (The sequence of the model RefSeq protein was modified relative to this genomic sequence to represent the inferred CDS: inserted 2 bases in 1 codon) gives MSPIMSAYGGTYGCYGSLSHSPYEWSAASDPLELMITGECGLSSTSSLCVLGASRGDLVVEHTVSTRDRYTYTETNKVERGRKHQDLFSSRPIHETSLLAPLGPMVMSGGNMTLCCSSESSFDMYHLSREGEVHEPCFPGVQSHNGASQADFSLRPVTPAYGGTFRCYRSFXFKWSEPSNPLHILVTGEEPVPWQ, from the exons ATGAGCCCTATAATGTCTGCTTATGGGGGGACCTATGGATGTTATGGTTCTCTCAGTCACTCCCCATATGAGTGGTCAGCTGCCAGTGACCCCCTGGAGCTCATGATCACAGGTGAGTGTGGTCTGTCCAGCACCTCGTCTTTGTGTGTTCTGGGTGCCTCAAGGGGGGATCTGGTTGTTGAGCACACTGTCAGTACAAGGGATAGATACACATATACAGAGACTAACAAagtagagagagggagaaaacat CAAGATCTTTTTTCTTCCAGGCCTATACATGAAACCTCTCTCTTAGCCCCGCTGGGCCCCATGGTGATGTCAGGAGGAAACATGACCTTGTGCTGCAGCTCAGAGAGCTCATTTGACATGTACCATCTATCCAGGGAGGGGGAGGTCCATGAACCCTGTTTCCCTGGAGTGCAGAGCCACAATGGTGCATCGCAGGCAGACTTCTCTCTGCGCCCTGTGACCCCAGCCTATGGTGGGACCTTTAGATGCTACAGGTCTTT ATTCAAGTGGTCAGAACCAAGTAACCCACTGCATATTTTGGTCACAGGTGAGGAACCTGTCCCATGGCAATAA